A single Bacillus sp. OxB-1 DNA region contains:
- a CDS encoding FAD-dependent oxidoreductase: MVKNVEVVVVGSGPVGLTAALALQNQGISCVVIEAEEKDAPRAGSRAIYLHSATLKLLEEASKGLGFTLARNGIIWPVKRTLYRGKEVYVRHYGATDTQDPNRLPHFTSLHQHEIEKHMYEACIKAGVQFVYGQPVEKLNIGEDGVKVKTTTGDVWDAQYVIGCDGGRSVVRQEAGLTFEGPRTHDTFLVVDVTEDEENPLPIERVFHYQHPAMGHRNVLHVPFKGGWRIDLQLLADDKEEDFASIEGVKEWLPKVMDPKYAERITWVSSYRFHQVVADSFTDEKRRVLLAGEAAHLFAPFGARGLNSGVPDAIIAVRGIQAALHADEEEQRREAIDAAAKERRIAALWNRDGSTTALHHIQGDSPEMNMKRELAASLVSIVPRLGRWLDEGPYGPKFGPPELTTKY; encoded by the coding sequence AAGATGCACCCCGTGCGGGAAGTCGGGCGATCTACCTGCATAGCGCAACATTGAAGTTATTGGAAGAAGCTTCGAAAGGACTCGGCTTCACCTTGGCAAGAAACGGAATTATTTGGCCCGTCAAACGGACGCTCTATCGCGGGAAAGAAGTATATGTCCGCCACTATGGCGCGACGGATACACAAGATCCGAACCGTTTGCCGCATTTTACGTCCCTTCATCAGCATGAAATCGAGAAGCATATGTACGAAGCCTGCATAAAAGCAGGTGTGCAGTTCGTCTATGGACAGCCGGTGGAAAAACTGAATATCGGGGAAGACGGCGTCAAAGTGAAGACAACGACGGGCGATGTCTGGGATGCCCAATATGTAATCGGTTGCGATGGTGGCCGTTCGGTTGTCCGGCAAGAGGCAGGATTGACATTCGAAGGACCGCGGACGCATGACACATTCCTCGTCGTCGATGTGACGGAAGACGAAGAGAATCCGCTTCCGATCGAACGGGTCTTTCATTACCAACACCCGGCCATGGGTCATCGGAATGTCTTGCATGTCCCATTCAAAGGCGGCTGGCGAATCGATCTGCAACTGTTGGCGGATGACAAAGAGGAAGACTTCGCGAGCATCGAAGGTGTGAAAGAATGGCTGCCGAAAGTGATGGATCCGAAATATGCAGAGCGGATCACATGGGTCTCGTCCTATCGATTCCATCAAGTCGTCGCGGATTCGTTCACCGACGAAAAACGACGTGTACTGTTGGCAGGGGAAGCCGCCCATTTATTCGCCCCATTCGGTGCACGCGGATTAAATTCCGGTGTGCCCGACGCCATCATTGCGGTGCGCGGCATCCAGGCAGCACTTCATGCGGACGAGGAAGAACAACGTCGGGAAGCCATCGACGCAGCAGCGAAAGAACGCAGAATCGCCGCCCTCTGGAATCGCGATGGCTCGACAACGGCCCTTCACCATATCCAAGGCGACTCACCGGAAATGAACATGAAACGGGAACTTGCAGCTTCCCTCGTTTCCATCGTGCCGAGACTCGGACGTTGGCTCGATGAGGGCCCATACGGACCCAAATTCGGCCCGCCTGAACTGACGACAAAATATTAA
- a CDS encoding TolB family protein, which produces MRQEKIENYLHELREDIEVDEEIKRKLRASIIKKEKNRRNSWLPLVAAAVLFLAVFLPNLPTKQARAGSLMVENGISFFDIGSGEVMAYTHVNGHFYLSLKDKGIFIYENDGLRKISEQTADRFSRTSEGEHLLFVRNGDVFLLHLKTYDTEQVLEGDYSDPEWKDEDHFYITSNQTILEADLQTKEKKAIVKGERPSFVTKEQKLVFHRDGKILLYELKKGEEEIVDDGKSPSISNDENYISYVKTSSGVEDVWIADLDLETKKKVTTNPPPRYESTEKAVYRYRSPIWGGEERQLYVMKARIDGDHELVQIMKIELSDEEITATQAVKGFLQALIVRDDDYAMGLMKDPPAFLTYSNPRQIGFQITGAEEHQQSATVEAEVYWTDTALPYYQITTYEFALVKEKGRFVINQVKELPQIELSAYDQNQIQLAKGGNKEIIFSLQDIPRAFIADENVRFSSLVITHDEKTVIFSLQGEEQVVVLAFDRETKSFTLLTAIPDAVMTQLALDSTGRYVAADYYIGSSGSNLTLFDVSKGKQIAQFTDTYSVLWRGNRLIVQEVAESQALLYEYDPQTERKKKY; this is translated from the coding sequence ATGAGGCAGGAGAAAATCGAAAACTATCTTCATGAATTACGGGAAGACATAGAAGTGGATGAGGAAATAAAAAGGAAGCTCCGTGCTTCGATTATAAAAAAAGAAAAAAACAGAAGGAATTCATGGCTTCCTTTAGTAGCTGCGGCCGTCTTGTTTTTAGCCGTTTTCCTGCCTAATCTTCCGACGAAACAAGCACGGGCCGGTTCCTTGATGGTGGAAAACGGAATTTCTTTTTTTGATATCGGAAGTGGAGAGGTTATGGCGTATACGCATGTTAATGGCCATTTCTATCTTTCGTTGAAGGACAAAGGTATTTTCATTTACGAAAATGACGGGTTGAGGAAAATTTCCGAACAGACCGCCGATCGTTTTAGCCGGACTTCCGAAGGGGAACATTTGCTGTTCGTCCGAAACGGAGATGTTTTCCTTCTGCATTTGAAAACATATGATACGGAGCAAGTATTGGAAGGCGACTACAGTGATCCTGAATGGAAGGACGAAGACCATTTTTATATTACGTCGAATCAAACCATTCTGGAAGCCGACTTGCAGACAAAAGAAAAGAAAGCCATCGTAAAGGGAGAACGGCCTTCTTTTGTGACGAAAGAACAAAAACTTGTATTTCACCGTGACGGCAAAATCCTTCTATATGAACTGAAAAAAGGCGAAGAAGAAATCGTGGATGACGGCAAGAGTCCGTCGATTTCGAACGATGAAAATTATATATCGTATGTCAAGACAAGTTCGGGAGTGGAGGATGTGTGGATAGCGGATCTGGATTTGGAAACTAAGAAAAAAGTGACGACCAATCCGCCGCCGCGATATGAGTCTACGGAGAAGGCGGTCTATCGCTATCGATCCCCGATTTGGGGCGGAGAAGAGCGGCAGCTATATGTCATGAAAGCGAGAATTGACGGTGATCATGAGTTAGTGCAGATTATGAAAATCGAGCTGAGCGATGAAGAGATAACTGCAACTCAAGCGGTAAAGGGCTTTCTTCAAGCTCTCATTGTGCGAGATGATGACTATGCGATGGGGTTAATGAAGGATCCGCCCGCGTTTTTGACGTATTCGAATCCTCGGCAAATCGGGTTTCAAATCACTGGAGCGGAAGAACATCAGCAGTCGGCAACGGTCGAAGCTGAAGTATATTGGACGGATACTGCGCTACCGTATTATCAAATCACAACATATGAATTTGCCTTGGTAAAGGAGAAAGGACGATTTGTCATTAACCAAGTGAAAGAACTGCCGCAAATCGAGTTGTCCGCTTATGATCAAAATCAAATTCAATTAGCGAAGGGTGGAAATAAGGAAATAATTTTTTCACTACAAGATATTCCCCGAGCTTTTATCGCAGATGAAAACGTCCGCTTTAGCTCGTTAGTCATCACGCATGATGAAAAAACAGTCATTTTCAGTTTGCAAGGCGAGGAGCAAGTCGTAGTTTTGGCATTTGACCGTGAAACGAAAAGTTTTACTTTGTTGACAGCCATTCCAGACGCGGTGATGACACAATTGGCTTTGGATTCCACGGGCCGTTATGTTGCGGCGGATTATTATATAGGTTCTTCTGGATCAAACCTGACTCTGTTCGATGTATCCAAAGGCAAGCAAATCGCGCAATTTACCGACACATATTCCGTACTTTGGAGAGGCAACCGACTCATTGTGCAGGAAGTGGCCGAGTCACAAGCGTTGCTGTATGAATATGATCCTCAAACGGAACGCAAAAAAAAGTATTAA
- a CDS encoding RNA polymerase sigma factor, with product MKFIQLYDAYFDDVYRYVYVKTGNKWDAEDLESDIFRKAFEKRSSLAKHPNQKSWLFMIARNTIIDFYRKKKNVPIGDGMEHYVSPVDFEDSFEGANEKECLQKSLPHLSTEDLEITQLRYFANLKFKEMAMILNKKEGSLRVKSNRITKKLGIRVRKCLGES from the coding sequence GTGAAATTTATTCAATTGTATGATGCGTATTTTGATGACGTGTATCGATATGTGTATGTGAAGACAGGGAACAAATGGGACGCGGAAGATCTGGAGAGTGATATTTTTCGAAAAGCTTTTGAGAAGCGCTCTTCGCTAGCCAAGCATCCGAATCAAAAATCTTGGCTTTTTATGATTGCCCGCAATACAATTATCGATTTCTATCGGAAAAAGAAAAACGTGCCAATCGGGGATGGGATGGAGCATTATGTGAGTCCAGTGGATTTTGAAGATTCCTTTGAGGGGGCGAATGAAAAAGAATGCTTACAGAAAAGCTTGCCCCATCTGTCAACAGAGGATCTGGAAATTACCCAGTTGCGGTATTTTGCTAATTTAAAATTCAAAGAAATGGCCATGATTTTAAACAAAAAAGAAGGTTCCCTTCGCGTCAAGTCCAATCGAATTACGAAAAAATTAGGAATCCGAGTTAGAAAGTGTTTGGGGGAATCATAA
- a CDS encoding ABC transporter ATP-binding protein codes for MFTVRDLSTRIGKIQILHSLDFHVEEGEIVSIIGANGAGKSTLLNTLAGLYPAVTGEVTLRGEKISGLPSHKVVAKGLSLVPEGRQVFSNLTVKENLLLGMYTKYYKDKEQVSKNLEHMLEMFPGLKKHYTNLGGNMSGGEQQMLAIGRALMSNPKIILLDEPSMGLAPKIVSEILEILLRIKEEMGTMVILVEQNVKAALKVADRAYVMDQGKFILNGTNEEINSNEQVRSAYLGIKATG; via the coding sequence ATGTTTACAGTACGTGATTTGAGCACGAGAATCGGGAAGATCCAAATCTTGCATTCCCTTGATTTTCATGTGGAAGAAGGAGAAATCGTATCAATTATCGGGGCGAATGGCGCGGGCAAAAGCACATTATTGAATACGCTGGCGGGCTTGTATCCTGCTGTCACGGGGGAAGTGACGTTACGCGGGGAGAAAATCAGCGGGCTGCCTTCACACAAAGTGGTCGCCAAGGGATTGAGCCTCGTTCCAGAAGGGCGCCAAGTCTTTTCCAACCTCACCGTGAAAGAAAATCTGTTGTTGGGCATGTATACCAAGTATTACAAAGACAAAGAACAGGTTAGCAAAAATTTGGAGCATATGTTGGAAATGTTCCCGGGATTGAAGAAACATTATACCAACCTAGGGGGGAACATGAGTGGGGGCGAGCAGCAAATGCTTGCCATTGGCAGAGCGCTCATGTCCAATCCGAAGATTATCCTGCTGGACGAACCTTCCATGGGCCTGGCCCCTAAAATCGTCAGCGAAATCTTGGAGATTTTATTGCGAATTAAAGAAGAGATGGGCACGATGGTCATCCTCGTCGAACAAAACGTCAAAGCGGCATTGAAAGTGGCAGACCGGGCGTATGTCATGGACCAAGGGAAATTCATCTTGAACGGCACGAATGAAGAAATCAACTCCAACGAACAAGTGCGGTCGGCTTATTTGGGGATTAAAGCGACGGGGTGA
- a CDS encoding ABC transporter ATP-binding protein, producing the protein MNKLLEVKGLTKRFGGVVAVNDVSFTVGEGEIVAVIGPNGAGKTSLFNMISSYSTPTEGEVLFKGERLTGKKIYELAKLGISRTFQNLQIFSNMTVLENVMMGTYVDLKTNIFGAGFRFPSVKRNEEKAYHIAMDVLKMVGLEPLKFEQAGQLSYGQQKKLEFARAIVYKPSLIMLDEPMAGLNDAETNMMAGYISDLKKQGHSFLFVEHKMATIMELADKIVVLDFGSKIAEGTPEEIQKNEKVISAYLGEEAV; encoded by the coding sequence ATGAATAAGCTCCTGGAAGTGAAAGGGTTAACGAAGCGGTTCGGTGGAGTTGTCGCGGTCAATGACGTCAGTTTCACAGTTGGCGAAGGGGAAATCGTCGCGGTGATCGGTCCGAATGGTGCGGGGAAAACCTCGCTGTTCAATATGATTTCTTCGTATTCCACACCGACGGAAGGCGAGGTCCTGTTCAAGGGGGAACGGTTGACGGGAAAAAAAATCTATGAACTGGCCAAACTCGGCATCTCCCGGACTTTTCAAAACTTGCAGATTTTCAGCAATATGACAGTGCTGGAGAACGTCATGATGGGAACGTACGTCGATTTGAAAACGAATATTTTCGGGGCGGGCTTCCGCTTTCCAAGCGTCAAGCGCAATGAAGAAAAGGCATATCATATCGCCATGGATGTACTGAAAATGGTCGGACTCGAACCGTTGAAATTCGAGCAGGCGGGCCAACTCTCCTATGGGCAGCAAAAGAAATTGGAATTCGCCCGTGCCATCGTTTATAAACCGTCACTCATCATGCTGGACGAACCGATGGCTGGCCTGAATGACGCGGAAACGAATATGATGGCGGGCTATATTTCGGATTTGAAAAAGCAGGGGCATTCCTTTTTATTCGTCGAGCATAAGATGGCGACCATCATGGAACTGGCCGATAAAATCGTCGTGTTGGACTTCGGCTCCAAAATTGCGGAAGGCACGCCGGAAGAAATCCAAAAGAACGAAAAAGTCATCAGTGCGTATTTGGGCGAGGAGGCGGTGTAA
- a CDS encoding branched-chain amino acid ABC transporter permease, with protein sequence MENIDNLLYGSRWKGFLGLMAVVLVLPLFVRSQYLFTLLILIGIYCIVTIGLSLLIGYAGQISLGHAAFFGIGAYASGILTAKYDMSAWLAIVIGMVVTFIIAYLIGIPILRLKGHILALATIAVNIIVYTLMLGLSEYTGGAGGLVGIPNLSLFGLNLGNQLYFYFFVWAVVALVILFSMNIIRSNVGRLLRSIHDSEIGTETLGINSAKYKVLIFAISAVFASLAGSLYAHYINFIAPPTFYITFSILLLVMVMVGGVHSIWGAMIGTAAIMFLNELIRFVGHTYFNIGGEVEIVVYGLIIVIVMIYMPKGLIGVLDSIRKMVWKGRKKEAVIPEEGVNYE encoded by the coding sequence ATGGAAAATATCGATAATCTATTATACGGAAGCCGGTGGAAAGGGTTTTTAGGGTTGATGGCCGTTGTCCTGGTTCTACCGCTTTTCGTCCGTTCCCAATATCTCTTCACGTTGTTAATCCTAATTGGGATCTATTGCATCGTTACGATTGGGTTAAGTTTGCTGATTGGGTATGCGGGACAGATTTCGCTCGGTCATGCAGCATTTTTTGGAATCGGGGCGTATGCATCGGGCATCTTGACGGCAAAATATGATATGTCGGCTTGGCTCGCCATAGTCATTGGCATGGTCGTGACATTCATCATCGCTTATCTCATCGGTATTCCGATCCTACGATTGAAAGGACATATCCTCGCTTTGGCGACCATTGCGGTGAATATTATCGTCTATACGTTGATGCTTGGCTTGAGTGAGTATACGGGCGGCGCAGGCGGCTTGGTTGGCATTCCGAACCTATCGCTGTTCGGATTGAATTTAGGCAATCAACTCTATTTCTACTTTTTCGTCTGGGCGGTTGTCGCCTTGGTTATCCTGTTTTCAATGAATATCATCCGCTCCAATGTCGGACGTTTGCTGCGCAGTATCCATGACAGTGAAATTGGGACGGAAACATTGGGAATCAACTCGGCGAAATATAAAGTGCTGATTTTTGCAATCAGCGCCGTTTTCGCATCATTGGCAGGTAGCCTCTATGCTCACTATATTAACTTTATTGCCCCACCAACATTTTATATCACGTTTTCCATTCTGTTATTGGTCATGGTGATGGTCGGCGGCGTCCATTCCATTTGGGGAGCCATGATCGGTACGGCCGCAATCATGTTTTTGAATGAACTCATCCGCTTCGTCGGTCATACATATTTCAACATCGGCGGAGAGGTGGAAATTGTCGTATATGGACTCATTATCGTCATCGTCATGATTTATATGCCGAAAGGGTTGATTGGCGTGCTGGATTCCATAAGGAAAATGGTGTGGAAGGGCAGGAAGAAGGAAGCTGTCATTCCCGAGGAAGGGGTTAATTATGAATAA
- a CDS encoding branched-chain amino acid ABC transporter permease, whose amino-acid sequence MDVFMQYLITGLTVGSIYALLAVGFVTIYNVTGILNLAQGEFAMIGALSCVTFVNLGIPILGAIPLAILLTAAIGFGVERLAIFPARNATTIILIVITLGISIFLKGMGLIIWGTSPKPLPSVIEMKPIQFMGAVINPQSIFIFAVLIILLVVLYWFFEKTFIGSALRASEKNPRAASLMGVNINTMSSLAFTLAAALGALAGVMIAPLTDATYEMGFFIGIKGFVAMIFGGMHSIPGAVAGGLLLGIIEAFSGGYISTYYSDAIAFAFLLFVLFYKPNGLFATATGERV is encoded by the coding sequence ATGGATGTATTCATGCAATATTTGATCACTGGTTTGACAGTTGGCAGCATTTACGCTTTACTGGCTGTCGGTTTCGTCACCATTTATAATGTCACGGGCATCTTGAATTTGGCACAAGGCGAATTTGCTATGATCGGCGCCTTGTCCTGTGTGACGTTTGTCAATTTGGGCATACCGATCCTCGGTGCCATTCCGTTGGCTATCTTGTTGACAGCTGCCATCGGTTTTGGTGTGGAACGGTTGGCCATTTTTCCGGCAAGGAATGCCACGACGATTATCCTGATTGTCATTACATTAGGAATTTCAATCTTCTTGAAAGGAATGGGCTTAATCATTTGGGGAACATCGCCGAAGCCGCTGCCATCCGTCATTGAAATGAAGCCAATCCAGTTCATGGGAGCGGTCATCAATCCGCAAAGCATTTTCATTTTTGCGGTTCTTATCATTTTATTGGTCGTTCTCTATTGGTTTTTCGAGAAAACATTCATCGGTTCCGCGCTACGGGCAAGTGAAAAGAACCCACGTGCTGCAAGCTTGATGGGGGTCAATATTAATACGATGTCTTCGTTGGCTTTTACTTTGGCGGCTGCATTGGGCGCCTTGGCAGGTGTCATGATCGCTCCATTGACGGATGCCACGTATGAAATGGGATTTTTCATTGGAATCAAGGGCTTCGTCGCGATGATTTTCGGTGGCATGCATAGCATTCCGGGAGCTGTTGCAGGCGGCTTGCTGTTAGGAATTATCGAAGCTTTTTCCGGCGGTTATATTTCAACGTATTATAGCGATGCCATTGCGTTCGCTTTCTTGCTCTTTGTTTTATTCTACAAACCGAATGGATTATTTGCGACAGCTACAGGTGAACGGGTATAG
- a CDS encoding ABC transporter substrate-binding protein, with the protein MKRYVKAKSLAILAMVLLLIMAGCGLDEETSSADTGKKDDEVIKIGVIIAETGPASTLGSTQVNTVKLLQKQLDEAGPIDGKKIQLVKHDYETDDTKAVVAMDKLLSEGVVAVVGATQTSTSMAIMPKAIEHKVPLFTVAPIEQDNEYVYSMAHSNTVIVTPIVEYLNKHNIKKVSWLNASDGFGVVGLPAFKELAEQNGIEIVAHEEFDATATDMTIQLTKVKSKDPEAVIVWSRTPGAGIVARNFKSLGFDIPMIQSTAAANQGFLDQVKDDNENVMVVGSKLSVVEQLPDSEQKEMLLDFRDSYAAEFGGGEPDLFGAHAMDGMEIIINAIKAGNFTSEDIQNYLQNESGEYLGKTGTFNFQESQASSLADGISVLAIENNEWKYIEE; encoded by the coding sequence ATGAAAAGATATGTAAAGGCAAAGAGTTTGGCTATTTTGGCCATGGTACTGTTATTGATAATGGCGGGCTGTGGTTTGGATGAGGAAACAAGTAGTGCCGATACGGGTAAAAAGGATGACGAGGTTATCAAAATTGGGGTCATCATCGCGGAAACAGGACCTGCCTCCACTCTTGGCAGTACGCAGGTCAACACAGTGAAGCTGCTGCAAAAGCAGTTGGATGAAGCAGGTCCGATCGACGGCAAGAAAATTCAGCTCGTCAAGCATGATTATGAAACGGATGATACGAAGGCAGTCGTTGCGATGGACAAACTTCTTTCCGAAGGGGTCGTGGCAGTCGTCGGTGCGACGCAGACGAGTACATCAATGGCCATTATGCCAAAAGCGATTGAACATAAAGTTCCGTTGTTTACCGTTGCCCCGATTGAACAGGACAATGAGTACGTTTATAGCATGGCGCATAGCAACACGGTAATTGTCACTCCGATTGTCGAGTACTTGAACAAGCATAATATCAAGAAAGTCAGCTGGCTGAATGCCTCGGACGGGTTCGGCGTAGTTGGTCTTCCGGCATTCAAGGAATTGGCTGAGCAAAACGGCATTGAAATTGTGGCTCATGAAGAATTCGACGCGACTGCAACAGATATGACGATTCAGTTGACGAAAGTGAAGAGCAAAGATCCGGAAGCTGTCATTGTTTGGTCCAGAACACCAGGTGCCGGTATTGTAGCGCGTAATTTCAAATCACTCGGTTTTGATATTCCGATGATTCAAAGTACCGCTGCGGCCAACCAAGGATTCTTGGATCAAGTGAAAGACGACAATGAAAATGTCATGGTCGTTGGAAGTAAGCTGAGCGTTGTGGAACAATTGCCGGATTCCGAACAAAAAGAGATGTTGCTTGATTTCCGTGATTCCTATGCGGCTGAATTTGGCGGCGGTGAGCCGGATCTCTTCGGTGCGCATGCAATGGATGGGATGGAAATCATCATTAACGCCATCAAAGCTGGAAACTTTACATCGGAAGATATTCAAAACTATTTGCAAAACGAATCCGGAGAATATTTGGGTAAAACAGGTACATTTAACTTCCAGGAATCCCAAGCAAGCTCGCTGGCGGATGGAATCTCGGTTTTGGCAATCGAAAACAATGAGTGGAAATATATCGAAGAATAA
- a CDS encoding MFS transporter: protein MNSGALWTKAFIFVSLSNFFLFITYYSLLITLPSAAISHFGASGTEAGLFTAVFLGAAIIIRPFLGLWIERVGKRYIFIASLLVFTAASFSYGLFDSIFPLLVIRFVHGLGFGIATAITGAIIADIVPESRKGEGMGYFVMSSNLAMVIGPFIGLTVFGEFSIFVLFWVGAASSLLALILGVVTKLSKEAAVPAVLEAKPKVSVFEKAAMPIALTGAFFALAYSTILSFMAVFAMERGLEDEASYFFAVFAVVLILSRPFTGRWFDQYGANIIIFPSILLFGCGMLSLGLSYSALLFFVAAGLIGLGWGTLFPLFQTLAIQSVEPSRRPVAMATFLSIFDIGIGGGSLLAGTLAGTMELGTLYVFSAFYIFLGTAVYYWAYKKGQRARLVEGVQ from the coding sequence GTGAATAGTGGAGCGTTATGGACAAAGGCCTTTATCTTTGTGTCATTATCGAACTTTTTCTTGTTTATCACGTATTATTCATTACTTATTACTCTACCGTCTGCGGCGATTAGCCACTTTGGGGCGTCGGGGACAGAGGCAGGGCTTTTTACAGCAGTTTTTTTAGGAGCAGCGATTATCATTCGCCCTTTTCTTGGCCTTTGGATTGAAAGGGTAGGAAAACGATACATATTTATCGCTTCGTTACTTGTATTTACCGCAGCTTCTTTTTCGTATGGGTTGTTTGATTCCATTTTCCCTTTACTAGTTATCCGCTTTGTGCACGGACTCGGTTTCGGAATCGCCACGGCGATCACGGGTGCCATCATTGCGGACATCGTGCCGGAGTCTAGAAAAGGGGAAGGCATGGGGTATTTTGTCATGTCCAGCAATCTCGCGATGGTGATCGGCCCATTTATCGGATTGACGGTTTTTGGAGAATTCTCAATATTTGTATTATTTTGGGTAGGAGCCGCCTCCTCGTTGCTAGCTTTAATTTTAGGGGTGGTGACAAAACTCTCTAAAGAAGCAGCGGTTCCAGCCGTTTTAGAGGCAAAGCCGAAAGTGTCTGTGTTTGAAAAAGCCGCGATGCCAATTGCATTGACAGGGGCATTTTTTGCTTTAGCCTATTCAACGATTCTGTCATTTATGGCGGTCTTTGCGATGGAACGGGGATTAGAGGATGAGGCGAGTTACTTTTTTGCCGTGTTTGCGGTCGTTCTCATTCTATCTCGCCCGTTTACCGGTCGCTGGTTTGATCAATACGGAGCAAATATTATCATTTTTCCTTCCATCCTATTGTTTGGATGTGGGATGTTGTCGCTCGGTTTATCCTATAGCGCGCTCCTATTTTTTGTCGCGGCAGGTTTGATCGGGCTTGGTTGGGGGACGCTCTTCCCGCTATTTCAGACATTAGCCATTCAAAGTGTAGAACCGTCGCGTCGACCGGTTGCCATGGCGACGTTTTTATCGATATTTGATATTGGGATCGGCGGCGGATCATTACTAGCCGGAACTTTGGCAGGTACAATGGAGTTGGGAACTCTCTATGTGTTTAGTGCGTTCTATATTTTCCTAGGCACTGCCGTTTATTATTGGGCGTATAAGAAAGGGCAAAGGGCTCGTTTGGTTGAAGGGGTCCAATAG
- a CDS encoding NADPH-dependent FMN reductase: MGFFDKLFGKQVEENENMAEKLNIGIILGSTRQGRVSPQVGEWVKGIADQRDTANYEIVDIADFKLPFLGETDGTEPGIAAWNEKLAKLDGFVFIVQEYNHSITGALKNALDFAREAWNDKAAGIVSYGSTGGARAAEHLRGICGELKIADVRTHPTLSLFTDFENGTEFKPQSLHLDNVNAMLEEVEAWSGALKTLR; the protein is encoded by the coding sequence TTGGGTTTTTTTGATAAATTATTCGGGAAACAAGTAGAGGAGAATGAAAACATGGCTGAAAAACTAAACATTGGAATTATTTTAGGAAGCACACGTCAAGGCCGGGTAAGTCCGCAAGTTGGAGAGTGGGTAAAAGGAATTGCAGATCAACGTGACACTGCCAATTATGAAATTGTGGACATTGCTGATTTCAAATTACCGTTTTTAGGGGAAACCGATGGAACAGAGCCCGGAATTGCAGCTTGGAATGAAAAACTTGCTAAGTTGGACGGATTTGTTTTTATCGTGCAAGAATACAACCACAGCATCACAGGCGCATTGAAAAATGCTCTCGATTTTGCTCGGGAAGCTTGGAACGACAAAGCAGCCGGAATCGTTAGTTACGGTTCGACTGGTGGAGCACGTGCGGCAGAACATTTACGTGGGATCTGTGGGGAATTGAAAATTGCTGATGTCCGTACTCACCCAACACTATCCCTATTTACGGATTTTGAAAACGGAACAGAGTTTAAGCCCCAATCGCTACATTTGGATAATGTAAATGCCATGCTCGAAGAAGTGGAAGCGTGGAGCGGTGCGTTGAAAACTTTGAGATAA
- a CDS encoding VOC family protein, whose translation MNFHQAPSTFVGQVNLKVESLERALAFYQEIIGFQIINQTDRTADLSADGKTVLLSLEQPENVMPSQGRTTGLYHFALLLPKRTDLANIVFHFIDKGVRIGSSDHLVSEALYLSDPDGNGIEIYTDRDPSVWSWKNDEVAMTVDPLDFQDLLSIGKQGEWNGLPPGTVMGHIHLHVSELQKTEEFYSKGLGFEVVNRFGDQALFISTGKYHHHIGLNTWNGVGAPAPAANSVGLKSFTLILPNEEKRKQIIEQLTQIGAAVTEENGSIFTVDPSGNRIVLQIKR comes from the coding sequence TTGAATTTTCATCAAGCCCCATCCACCTTCGTCGGGCAAGTGAATTTGAAAGTGGAAAGCCTGGAAAGGGCTTTGGCATTCTATCAAGAGATCATTGGATTTCAGATCATAAATCAAACCGATCGAACAGCGGACTTGTCCGCAGATGGAAAGACGGTCTTATTATCGTTGGAGCAGCCGGAAAATGTGATGCCTTCACAAGGAAGAACGACAGGGCTTTATCACTTTGCCTTGCTTTTGCCAAAGCGTACCGACCTGGCAAATATTGTGTTTCACTTCATTGATAAAGGGGTTCGCATCGGTTCCTCGGATCACCTCGTAAGCGAGGCGCTGTATTTGTCAGACCCGGATGGGAATGGGATTGAAATTTACACGGATCGGGACCCTTCTGTCTGGAGTTGGAAAAATGACGAGGTAGCCATGACGGTAGACCCGCTGGATTTTCAAGATCTGTTGTCCATCGGAAAACAAGGCGAATGGAATGGATTACCGCCAGGCACGGTAATGGGTCATATCCATTTGCATGTTTCTGAGTTGCAGAAAACAGAAGAGTTTTACAGCAAGGGGCTAGGCTTCGAAGTCGTTAACCGCTTTGGAGACCAGGCACTTTTCATTTCTACCGGCAAATACCATCACCATATCGGATTGAATACATGGAATGGTGTCGGGGCACCTGCACCGGCAGCGAATAGCGTTGGATTAAAATCATTTACGCTCATACTGCCGAATGAAGAAAAGAGGAAGCAGATTATCGAGCAACTGACACAAATTGGAGCAGCTGTTACAGAAGAAAATGGATCCATTTTTACAGTGGATCCTTCCGGAAATCGAATTGTCCTACAGATCAAGAGGTAA